The Candidatus Dormiibacterota bacterium genomic interval TGATCGGGATCGGCTGGTCGCGCGTGGCGCTCGGCGCGCATTACCCGACCGACGTCTTCGGCGGTATCCTCTTCGGATCGGCTTGGATGTGTGCGATACTCGCGATGTTGCTGCGACTGCGAGCTATAGCATGAGCCGGCGAAAATCGCCGAGCACGTTTGCGACGTACACGAGAAACCGCGCTGCGCCCGCGCCGTCGATGACGCGGTGATCGTAGCTGACGCTGATCGGAAGCATCAGCCGCGGCTGGAAGGCCGAGCCGTCCCACATCGGCTGCATCGCGGCGCGCGTCGCACCCAGGATCGCGACTTCGGGAGCGTTGACGATCTGCGTGAATTGCGTTCCGCCGATCCCACCGATCGAGGATATCGTAAACGTTCCGCCTTGCATATCCGTTAATCCGAGCTTTCCGTCGCGAGCCTTGGCGGCAAGCGCGGAGGTCTCGGCCGCGATCTCGAGCAGGCCTTTGCGGTCGGCGTCTTTGAGCACCGGCACGACCAGCCCGTTCGGAGTGTCGGCGGCGAAGCCGAGGTTGTAATACCGTTTGTACACCAGTTCGTCGCCCGCGAGCGACGTGTTGAACTCGGGGAAGTGCTGGAGCGCGCTAACGCAGGCTTTCATCAGGAACGCGAGCATCGTCAGCTTCGGGCCGCCATGCTTGGCTTGCTCCGCGTTCACTTCGTTGCGGAATGCTTCGAGCGAGGTGATATCGGCTTGATCGTAGTTGGTGATGTGCGGAATCTGCAGCCAGTTGCGGTGTAAATTCGGCCCGGAGATTTTTTTGATGCGTGAGAGCGGCTTGCGTTCGATCGTCCCGTATTGCGCGAAGTCGACGTTGGGCCACGCGGGTAGGCCGGGGAAGCCCGCGGCGGACGCCGACGCGCCCGGTGCGGCTTGCAGTGCGCCTTTGACGTAGCCTTGTACGTCCTCGCGCGTGACGCGTCCGTTTGGGCCGCTCCCGCGCACGCCGTGCAGATCCACGCCGAGCTCGCGAGCGAAGCGACGGATCGCGGGGCTCGCGTGGACGATTCCGGCATCGGCCGGTTGCGGCATCGGCGCGGCAGCCGGCCGCGCCGGAACGATTGGAGCTTGTTGCGCGGCCGCAGCGACCGGCGCTGCCGGGGTTGGCGCAGGTGCGGGAGTTGCCGGAGC includes:
- the aceF gene encoding dihydrolipoyllysine-residue acetyltransferase, with product MEIRVPDIGGFADVPVIEVLVKPGDRVNQNDSLVVLESDKASMEVPSPADGVIESIAVQAGDKVSQGSVIATLKDEPGTGAKAAPSDVVAKPTPADAAQPAPPPTAAATSLIELRVPDIGDFKEIPVTDVLVKAGDTVAKEASIVTLESDKASMDVPASTAGTIEELRVRVGDRVSQGTVLATLRTAAPATPAPAPTPAAPVAAAAQQAPIVPARPAAAPMPQPADAGIVHASPAIRRFARELGVDLHGVRGSGPNGRVTREDVQGYVKGALQAAPGASASAAGFPGLPAWPNVDFAQYGTIERKPLSRIKKISGPNLHRNWLQIPHITNYDQADITSLEAFRNEVNAEQAKHGGPKLTMLAFLMKACVSALQHFPEFNTSLAGDELVYKRYYNLGFAADTPNGLVVPVLKDADRKGLLEIAAETSALAAKARDGKLGLTDMQGGTFTISSIGGIGGTQFTQIVNAPEVAILGATRAAMQPMWDGSAFQPRLMLPISVSYDHRVIDGAGAARFLVYVANVLGDFRRLML